In Dreissena polymorpha isolate Duluth1 unplaced genomic scaffold, UMN_Dpol_1.0 chrUn001, whole genome shotgun sequence, one DNA window encodes the following:
- the LOC127863106 gene encoding uncharacterized protein LOC127863106 has product MPTVNNAPPQPVMPTYKGAPPQPVMPTFNVAPPQPVMPTVNDAPPQPVMPTYKGAPPQPVMPTFNVAPPQPVMPTNNTAPPQPVIPTYNGAPPQPVMPTYNVARPQPLMPTYNDAPPQSPVMMVTRNTSSSPLQTESYNYEGPLPPLAVPVRFALDMLNEMEEQVGYEDIEASNGNPEQGVSHPCSCCRKVDSLQVTVQELQLQVKSLERLVERSQSTAPRVQTPTRPIPVRQHLQAIQDGNLSTEEKIKAAIQHEPREAKALQRAMRAIFSPQQLVSCSMKGAFTCRHGAPRPGLPHEDTAIIIEQVSQKYGTSIPEVEKKFRSALHRLSGAYKGTDGV; this is encoded by the exons ATGCCAACCGTCAACAATGCCCCACCTCAGCCTGTAATGCCAACCTACAAGGGTGCCCCACCACAGCCTGTAATGCCAACCTTCAACGTTGCCCCACCTCAGCCTGTTATGCCAACCGTCAACGATGCCCCACCTCAGCCTGTAATGCCAACCTACAAGGGTGCCCCACCACAGCCTGTAATGCCAACCTTCAACGTTGCCCCACCTCAGCCTGTAATGCCAACCAACAACACTGCCCCACCACAGCCTGTCATTCCAACCTACAACGGTGCCCCACCACAGCCTGTAATGCCAACCTACAACGTTGCCCGACCTCAGCCTCTAATGCCAACCTACAACGATGCCCCACCACAGTCTCCGGTAATGATGGTGACGCGAAACACCAGCAGCTCCCCTTTACAGACTGAGAGCTACAACTATGAAGGTCCTCTGCCTCCCCTTGCTGTGCCAGTTCGCTTCGCTTTAGACATGCTAAATGAGATGGAGGAGCAAGTTGGG TATGAAGACATCGAGGCCAGTAATGGGAATCCTGAGCAAGGAGTGTCTCACCCATGTTCTTGTTGTAGAAAGGTTGACTCCCTTCAGGTCACTGTGCAAGAACTTCAATTACAG GTGAAGTCACTTGAGAGACTGGTTGAGAGGTCGCAAAGCACAGCCCCAAGGGTCCAGACCCCGACCAGACCAATCCCAGTACGACAACACCTTCAGGCCATTCAAGATGGCAACCTTTCAACAGAG GAGAAGATTAAGGCAGCCATCCAACATGAACCAAGGGAAGCAAAAGCCCTTCAGAGAGCCATGCGGGCCATCTTTTCACCTCAACAGCTCGTCTCTTGTTCTATGAAGGGGGCCTTCACTTGCAGACATGGGGCGCCAAGACCTGGGCTACCACATGAAGACACTGCTATCATTATTG aaCAAGTCAGCCAGAAATATGGAACCTCTATCCCAGAAGTAGAAAAGAAATTTAGGTCAGCCCTCCACAGACTTTCGGGAGCCTATAAGGGAACTGACGgtgtttaa